The Streptomyces sp. NBC_01317 genomic interval ACGCGGTGCCGGGACTGCTGATACCGCGGCTGACCGGACTGTGGCAGGCCGGGCGGTTTCCCTTCGACGAGTTGATCCGTACCTACCCACTCGCCGACATCAACGAAGCGGAACGCGACTGTGAGGCGGGCCGCGTCGTCAAACCCGTCCTGCTCCCGTAGCGGGAGCAGCCGACGTGCGACAAGGGAGAACATGTGACCGGCACAACAACCCGTGACACCGGTGTGGAAGGCGTGGAAGGAGGGGTCGGCCTGACCGCTCTCCTGGTCGCCGCGTCACGGGCGATCGAGACCCACCGCCACGACGCCCTGGCCAGGGACGTCTACGCGGAGCACTTCGTGCTCGCCGCACCGGCGTCCGCCGCCTGGCCGGTGCGCCCGCACCAGGTCGCGGACGGGGACGCGAACCCGCTGTGGGGGCGGTTCGCGCGGTACTTCGGCCTGCGGACGAGGGTCCTCGACGACTTCGTCCTCCGGTCGGTGCGCAAGGGCGGCGCCCGCCAAGTGGTCCTGCTCGGGGCCGGGTTGGACACGCGGGCCTTCCGGCTCGACTGGCCTTCCGGCTGTGTGGTCTACGAGATCGACCGGGAAGGGGTGCTGGCGTTCAAGCACCAGGTCCTCGACGGGCTGTCGGCCGTCCCGAAGGCGGAGCGCGTACCCGTCCCGGTCGATCTGCGGGACGACTGGGTCGCGGCGCTGGCCGGCACCGGCTTCGACGCGTCAGCGCCGAGCGTGTGGCTGGCGGAGGGGCTGCTCTTCTACCTGCCGCCCGTCGCCGAGACGTACCTCATCGACACGGTGGACCGGTTGAGCGCGCCGGGGAGCGCCCTCGCGTTCGAGGTCAAGCTCGAAAGGGACTTGCTGGCATACCGCGACAGCCCGCTCTACACCTCGACCCATCACCAGATCGGCATCGACCTGCTCAACCTGTTCGACCTCCGGCCGCGGCCCGACTCCGTCGGTGACCTGGCGGTCAAGGGCTGGTCCACCGCGGTCCACACGCCCTTCGACTTCACCCGGTACCACGGACGCGGGCCGTTGCCCGAGGACAACGACGCGCTGGCGGGCAACCGCTGGGTGTTCGCGGACAAGCCCCGGCCGTAACGCCGCGTCCGTTTTTCCCGTACCCCCGTACAGGATTTCCCGTACCTCCGTACAGGCGGGACCGGCGTCGACGCCGGTCCCGCCTGTCAGTCGTCCCGCCTGTCAGTCGTCCAGCGCGGCGAACGCGTCCTCGACCAGGCCCGCGAGCTGCTTCATGCTCAGGCTTGTCGTCAACGTGCTCCCGGTGTGGACCGCGAGCAGCCCGCGCAGGGCGGAGACACCCGCCCGGGCCTTGACCGCCGCCCGCAGGCGCAGCTCCGGAGCGTCCTCACCGGCGCCCAGACGCTCCTCCATGGCGGCCGTGACGGCCTGTTCGAGGTCTCTCAGGAGGAACCGGTCGGTACGGGACGAGTCCGGCGTCAGATCCTTCGGCGAACCGGTGATGAAGATGGCCGGCGGTACGTCGTGCTCGCCCGCCAGTGTCAGTACGGCGTTGCACATGGCCCGGTAGGGGGTTTCGGCGGCCGGGCGCTCGCGCAGAAGACGGGCCAACCGGGGGATCAGGTCACGGACCTGACTCACAATCAGGGACTCCTTCGAGGGGAAGTAGCGGAAGAAGGTCCGCTCTCCGACGCCGGCGGCCGTCGCGATGTCACGCACCGTCGTGTGCTCGAAACCCCGCTCGCCGAAGAGGCGCGCGGCGGCCTCCTCGATGGCCTGGCGCGTCTTCTGCTTGTTCTGTTCACGGAGTCCAGGGCTGTCCATACGCGGATTATCGCAAGCTCTCCCACCCTGGAAAGTGGCAGAACTGCCACTTGGGCTAACATGGCAGCGCTGCCACTTTCGGGCCCGGCTCTCTCCGGGGCTTCCCTTTGCTTTCCTTCTGGAGCACACATATGGCCACCCTCCTGTACCGGCTCGGCCGGTCCTGTTTTCGTCGCCGCCGGCTGGTGTTCGCCTGTTGGCTGACCCTCCTGGCGGCTGTGATCGCCGTGGGCGCGGTGTTCGGCGGGACGGGGCGGCTGGACGACGAGTTCTCGATCCCCGGCTCGGAGTCCCAACAGGCCCTGGACGTCATGGGCCGGGCGTTTCCCGGCGCCGGGGGGACCAGCGCCCAGCTCGTGTTCACCGCACCCACGGGCGAGAGCGTCAAGGAAGCCCCCTTCAAGGCGGCGATCGACAGCACGCTGGCCAGGGCGGCCCGCGCCCCGCAGGTCGCCGGCGTGACCGCGCCCGAGGCGACAGGCACCGTCTCGGCCGACGGGGGAGTCGCCGTCGCCCAGGTCGGCTACCGCGTGTCCAAGAACGACCTGGACGCGGACAGCCTGGACGCGCTGGACGCCGCCGCGGCCCCGGCCCGGGCGGCGGGCCTGCGCGTGGACCTCGGCGGGTCGGCGTTCAGCGGCGGCGGCGCCGAGCCGGGCGCCCAGGACCTCATCGGTGTACTGGTCGCCGTGCTCGTCCTGGCGGTCACCTTCGGATCGCTGCTGGCGGCGGGCATGCCGCTGCTCATCGCGCTGGCCGGGGTACTGGCCGGGGTGGGCGGGGTGCTGGCGCTGACCGGGGTGGTCGGCATCTCCTCCACCGCCCTGACCCTCGCCCTGATGATCGGCCTCGCGGTCGGCATCGACTACGCTCTGTTCATCCTCTCCCGGCACCGCTCGCACCTCGCCGAGGGCCGGAGCCCGGAGGAATCGGCGGCGCTGGCGGCCGGGACCGCGGGCAGCGCGGTCGTGTTCGCCGGACTGACCGTCATCATCGCCATGGCCGGACTCTCCGTCGTCGGGATCCCGTTCCTCACCGTGATGGGCCTGTGCGCCGCCCTCGCGGTGCTGGCCGGGGTCGCGGTGGCGCTCACCCTGCTGCCCGCGCTGCTCGGTGTGGTCGGCGCCCGCCTCGTACCGAAGCCCGGATCGCGGGCAGCCGGCCGGGAGACGGCCGTGGCCGGGCCCGAGACCCGGGCGGCGAACCTCGGCGAACGCTGGGTCCGCCTCGCCACCGCCAAGCCCTGGCTGACGACCCTCGCCGTGCTCGCGGCGCTCGGCGCGCTGGCCTGGCCCGCGAAGGACCTGAACCTCGCCCTGCCGGACAACGGCTCCGCGCCCGCGCACTCCTCGCAGCGCGCGGCCTACGACACCGTCTCCCGGACCTTCGGCCCCGGCTTCAACGGCCCCCTCGTCGTCCTGGCCGACACCGGTGACACCGCGTCACCCAAGGCCGCCGCCGCGACCATCGCGAAGGACCTGAAAGTCCTGGACGACGTGGCCGCCGTCGCCCCGCCCAAGGTGAACGACTCGGGTACGTACGCCGTCGTCCAGCTCGTTCCCCGGGGCGCGCCCGACGCGCAGACCACCAAGGACCTGGTGACCACGATCCGCGACCGGGCGGCGCGGATCGCCGAGGAGACGGGAGCGACCATCCGCGTCACGGGGCAGACAGCGGTGTCGATCGATGTCTCCGTCCAACTGGCCTCCGCCCTGGTCCCCTTCGGCGCCGTGGTGGTCGGTCTGTCCCTGGTGCTCCTGCTGATCGTCTTCCGGTCCTTCGTCGTCCCGTTGAAGGCCGCGGCCGGATTCCTGCTGTCCGTCGCGGCGACGTTCGGCGCCACGGTCGGCGTCTTCCAGAACGGCCACTTCCGGGGCCTGGTGGGCGTCGACGGGCCCACCCCGACGGCGTCGTTCCTCCCCGTCGTGGTCATGGCCGTCCTGTTCGGGCTGGCCATGGACTACGAGGTGTTCCTGGTCGCCCGTATCCACGAGGCGTACGCCCACACCCGCCGGCCCCTCCACGCGATCCATATGGGTGCCCGGCACAGCGCCCGCGTGGTGACCGCCGCGGCTCTGATCATGGTGTCCGTGTTCGCCGCGTTCATCAGCAGCGAGGGCATGATCCTCAAGCAGGTGGCGTTCGCCCTCGCCCTCGGTGTCCTGATCGACGCCTTTGTCGTACGGATGACACTGGTCCCGGCGGTGCTCGCCCTGACCAGGCACGCCGCCTGGTGGCTCCCGGCCCCGCTCGCCCGGCGACTGCCCGACGTGGACCTCGAAGGCAGACGCCTGAATAGTCCCCAACCCGCCCCCGAACATGCCGATCTGGCGATGACCCGCCACTGAGGGCACTGAGCGCGCTGACGGCATTGACGGCCGCATTGGTCTGAACCATAGTTTTGATCATGTTCACGACTAGGGAACGAATCGGCCGGACCCGGTTCGGTGTGATCGCCGCTGTGGCGTTCGCGCTGGCGCTGTTCGGCATGCTGGTACCGGGACTGGCCCCGCCCGCCACCGCCGCGCCCACCGCGGCGCTGCCGGCCTGTCCGTTCTGGAGCGACGTCATCCCGCCGGAACGGCCCGTGTCCCCCTGGATTCCTCCCCTCCAGACCTCCCCCGCCGTGAAC includes:
- a CDS encoding MMPL family transporter, whose translation is MATLLYRLGRSCFRRRRLVFACWLTLLAAVIAVGAVFGGTGRLDDEFSIPGSESQQALDVMGRAFPGAGGTSAQLVFTAPTGESVKEAPFKAAIDSTLARAARAPQVAGVTAPEATGTVSADGGVAVAQVGYRVSKNDLDADSLDALDAAAAPARAAGLRVDLGGSAFSGGGAEPGAQDLIGVLVAVLVLAVTFGSLLAAGMPLLIALAGVLAGVGGVLALTGVVGISSTALTLALMIGLAVGIDYALFILSRHRSHLAEGRSPEESAALAAGTAGSAVVFAGLTVIIAMAGLSVVGIPFLTVMGLCAALAVLAGVAVALTLLPALLGVVGARLVPKPGSRAAGRETAVAGPETRAANLGERWVRLATAKPWLTTLAVLAALGALAWPAKDLNLALPDNGSAPAHSSQRAAYDTVSRTFGPGFNGPLVVLADTGDTASPKAAAATIAKDLKVLDDVAAVAPPKVNDSGTYAVVQLVPRGAPDAQTTKDLVTTIRDRAARIAEETGATIRVTGQTAVSIDVSVQLASALVPFGAVVVGLSLVLLLIVFRSFVVPLKAAAGFLLSVAATFGATVGVFQNGHFRGLVGVDGPTPTASFLPVVVMAVLFGLAMDYEVFLVARIHEAYAHTRRPLHAIHMGARHSARVVTAAALIMVSVFAAFISSEGMILKQVAFALALGVLIDAFVVRMTLVPAVLALTRHAAWWLPAPLARRLPDVDLEGRRLNSPQPAPEHADLAMTRH
- a CDS encoding TetR/AcrR family transcriptional regulator, producing the protein MDSPGLREQNKQKTRQAIEEAAARLFGERGFEHTTVRDIATAAGVGERTFFRYFPSKESLIVSQVRDLIPRLARLLRERPAAETPYRAMCNAVLTLAGEHDVPPAIFITGSPKDLTPDSSRTDRFLLRDLEQAVTAAMEERLGAGEDAPELRLRAAVKARAGVSALRGLLAVHTGSTLTTSLSMKQLAGLVEDAFAALDD
- a CDS encoding class I SAM-dependent methyltransferase, coding for MTGTTTRDTGVEGVEGGVGLTALLVAASRAIETHRHDALARDVYAEHFVLAAPASAAWPVRPHQVADGDANPLWGRFARYFGLRTRVLDDFVLRSVRKGGARQVVLLGAGLDTRAFRLDWPSGCVVYEIDREGVLAFKHQVLDGLSAVPKAERVPVPVDLRDDWVAALAGTGFDASAPSVWLAEGLLFYLPPVAETYLIDTVDRLSAPGSALAFEVKLERDLLAYRDSPLYTSTHHQIGIDLLNLFDLRPRPDSVGDLAVKGWSTAVHTPFDFTRYHGRGPLPEDNDALAGNRWVFADKPRP